From Bosea sp. NBC_00550, the proteins below share one genomic window:
- a CDS encoding ABC transporter substrate-binding protein, with protein sequence MSKIQVSRRGLLGAAGAASTVSLFAGPWKHNRVWAQGAAKPIRIGITADASGMYANSGASDKRGMMMAIAEANERGGVLGRKVEFVHIDTETTAATGSRVAERMISREQCGFLVGAVHSGVANAISQVAQKYGVIYINTNSSSPTEAGQNCHRVKFVFDGNGTNFAKAAVKSAIERFGPDWMLLTNDYVWGHDTAAATKALLKEYGGKVMDEVLIPQGTRDFTSALLKVQQRKPGVVSAAIGGDDQKAMRQQVVQLKMGDKPAWINSQQDWDDVYGLPIENLFGVFGTTWYYRLDLPGVADFVKRYQTMYPETAMRSPGNLFYNGYMSIRELLGAIERAGTTNNIAVIKALEGHKISARDRMQHFDATIDAQTHQVQQTIYLATANKAPKEKDDIFDVLSQAKAEDVRDTDSAKLCKLESYEQTPTFDA encoded by the coding sequence ATGTCGAAGATTCAGGTTTCGCGACGCGGCCTGTTGGGCGCCGCCGGCGCCGCGTCCACGGTCTCGCTGTTTGCCGGTCCGTGGAAGCACAATCGCGTCTGGGCGCAAGGCGCGGCCAAGCCGATCCGGATCGGCATCACGGCCGATGCCAGCGGCATGTATGCCAACTCCGGCGCCAGCGACAAGCGCGGCATGATGATGGCGATCGCCGAGGCCAATGAGCGCGGCGGCGTGCTCGGCCGCAAGGTCGAGTTCGTCCACATCGACACCGAGACGACCGCCGCCACCGGCAGCCGCGTGGCGGAGCGCATGATCAGCCGCGAGCAGTGCGGCTTCCTTGTCGGCGCGGTCCATTCCGGCGTTGCCAACGCGATCAGCCAGGTCGCCCAGAAATACGGCGTGATCTACATCAACACGAATTCGTCCTCGCCCACCGAGGCCGGCCAAAACTGCCACCGCGTCAAATTCGTCTTCGATGGCAACGGCACCAATTTCGCCAAGGCCGCGGTCAAGAGCGCGATCGAGCGTTTCGGGCCGGACTGGATGCTCCTGACCAATGATTATGTCTGGGGTCACGACACCGCTGCGGCGACCAAGGCCCTGCTGAAGGAATATGGCGGCAAGGTCATGGACGAGGTGCTGATCCCGCAGGGCACGCGTGACTTCACCTCTGCCCTGCTGAAGGTGCAGCAGCGCAAGCCCGGCGTCGTGTCCGCTGCGATCGGTGGCGACGACCAGAAGGCGATGCGCCAGCAGGTGGTCCAACTCAAGATGGGCGACAAGCCGGCCTGGATCAACAGTCAGCAGGACTGGGATGATGTCTACGGCCTGCCGATCGAGAACCTCTTCGGCGTTTTCGGCACGACCTGGTACTACCGCCTCGATCTCCCGGGCGTGGCCGACTTCGTCAAGCGCTACCAGACGATGTATCCCGAGACGGCCATGCGCTCGCCCGGCAACCTCTTCTACAATGGCTACATGTCGATCCGGGAACTCCTCGGAGCCATTGAGCGGGCCGGCACGACCAACAACATTGCCGTGATCAAAGCGCTGGAAGGTCACAAGATTTCGGCCCGCGACCGTATGCAGCATTTCGATGCGACGATCGACGCCCAGACGCATCAGGTCCAGCAGACGATCTACCTCGCCACGGCCAACAAGGCGCCAAAGGAGAAGGACGACATCTTCGACGTCCTGAGCCAGGCCAAGGCGGAGGATGTCCGCGACACGGATTCCGCCAAGCTCTGCAAACTCGAATCCTACGAGCAGACGCCGACCTTCGACGCCTGA
- a CDS encoding branched-chain amino acid ABC transporter permease — MIDLLPHIINGLTLGLLFALIALGFTLIVGVMEVINLAHGSLFAIGAYFALTVIGGGWFAGTPFGAWWLSLPLGLRYVLALAIGPALAGLAGMLLELCLRATYGKPPLYGLLLTFGAALVIEELIRLVWGTGEQNLALPQAINGAFLLNDMIFSTYRFFAAGFSIAAILAVWLFLERTSAGAVIKAGAHDSEMVRALGYDLARLRLLVFGFGAALAGLAGVVMVPIWGLRPHVGVDIVIPAFLIIVIGGVGSFWGAVIAALLVGLAMGITGAYAAAWATMSMYLLLIAVLGFRSRGLLGRKSALEN; from the coding sequence ATGATCGATCTACTGCCCCACATCATCAACGGCCTGACGCTCGGCCTGCTCTTCGCCCTGATCGCGCTCGGCTTCACCCTGATCGTCGGCGTGATGGAGGTGATCAACCTCGCCCATGGCTCGCTGTTTGCGATCGGCGCCTATTTCGCGCTGACGGTGATCGGCGGCGGCTGGTTCGCGGGCACGCCCTTCGGCGCCTGGTGGCTCAGCCTGCCGCTCGGCCTGCGCTATGTGCTGGCGCTGGCGATCGGGCCGGCACTGGCGGGGCTTGCCGGCATGCTGCTCGAGCTGTGCCTGCGCGCGACCTATGGCAAGCCGCCGCTCTACGGCCTGCTGCTGACCTTCGGCGCCGCGCTCGTCATCGAGGAACTGATCCGGCTGGTCTGGGGCACGGGCGAGCAGAATCTGGCGCTGCCGCAGGCCATCAATGGCGCCTTTCTGCTGAACGACATGATCTTCTCCACCTACCGCTTCTTCGCCGCCGGCTTCAGCATCGCCGCGATCCTTGCCGTCTGGCTGTTCCTCGAACGCACCTCGGCCGGCGCCGTGATCAAGGCGGGCGCGCATGACAGCGAAATGGTCCGCGCGCTCGGCTACGATCTCGCCAGGCTGAGGCTGCTGGTCTTCGGCTTCGGCGCCGCGCTGGCCGGGCTTGCCGGCGTGGTGATGGTGCCGATCTGGGGCCTGCGCCCGCATGTCGGCGTTGATATCGTCATCCCCGCCTTCCTCATCATCGTCATCGGCGGCGTCGGCAGCTTCTGGGGCGCGGTCATCGCGGCGCTTCTGGTCGGCCTCGCCATGGGCATCACCGGCGCCTATGCGGCCGCCTGGGCGACAATGTCGATGTACCTACTCCTCATCGCCGTCCTCGGGTTCCGCAGCCGCGGCCTGCTCGGT